The genomic segment GGCACGGAACTTACAAAAAGCAGCTCGAGTCATTCGCGACCAATATGACGGGAAATTCCCTCAAGACATAAACGATGTAATCGCACTGCCGGGTATTGGCCGCTCAACCGCAGGGGCTGTGCTGTCTTTAGCGTGCGCACAGCACCACAGTATTTTAGATGGCAATGTAAAGCGAGTGCTAGCGCGCTACTTTGCCGTCGATGGGTGGCCTGGAAAAAAAGACGTCGAACGAGCATTATGGCAATACGCAGATTCTCTTACCCCCAATTCACGCACCGGTGATTATACCCAAGCCATGATGGATATGGGCGCCACCATTTGCACCCGCAGTAAACCCAAGTGCGATAGCTGCCCATTGCAGCAAAATTGCTTGGCCTTTGCACAAGGCCGGCAAAGTGAGTTACCTGGGAAAAAACCAAAGAAAGACATTCCCGTGCGCACCACTGTAATGCTCATCCCTATGTGGCAATCACAGGTTTTGATATATCAGAGGCCACCTAGCGGTTTATGGGGCGGCCTATGGGGTTTCTATGAAACAGAGTCTTTAGATACGCTAGAGGCTACTGCACAGCAATTAAATTTAGGCCGCTATACTCGCCTACCACTAAACCCCTTTCGTCACACTTTTAGTCATTTTCATCTAGATATTCAGCCGGTTATTTTGCATCTTGAACAACCTTCATCTTTACAGATCAACGAAAAACAGCAAATTTGGTATGATTTGCTAAATCAACCGAGTGTGGGCTTAGCCGCGCCAACGAAGAAATTACTAACGGTGTGTAAGACCCAGCTTTAAAAAAGTATGGCCAGCCAAAGTATTCATTGCTTAGCACAAAGCATTGAATTTGATAGAATGCGTTAAAACAAGCCAGCATCTGCTGGCCTTAACTTTTAAAAATTGAGGATCAGCATGAGCAGAACAGTATTTTGCCAGCACCTAAACAAAGAAGCAGATGGATTAGACT from the Paraglaciecola mesophila genome contains:
- the mutY gene encoding A/G-specific adenine glycosylase, which codes for MQSQSQLTFSFANRILSWFDSHGRKDLPWQQGKTPYSVWVSEIMLQQTQVKTVIPYYQKFMQRFPDILTLADAPQDEVLHHWTGLGYYARARNLQKAARVIRDQYDGKFPQDINDVIALPGIGRSTAGAVLSLACAQHHSILDGNVKRVLARYFAVDGWPGKKDVERALWQYADSLTPNSRTGDYTQAMMDMGATICTRSKPKCDSCPLQQNCLAFAQGRQSELPGKKPKKDIPVRTTVMLIPMWQSQVLIYQRPPSGLWGGLWGFYETESLDTLEATAQQLNLGRYTRLPLNPFRHTFSHFHLDIQPVILHLEQPSSLQINEKQQIWYDLLNQPSVGLAAPTKKLLTVCKTQL